The Bacteroidota bacterium genome window below encodes:
- a CDS encoding MFS transporter, with amino-acid sequence MIYQFEIFRNLTFSEKKTFRFHLAYSFIEGIILGVLALNEYVFVKSMQGSEGLLSILFSFTVIVLLFSLFITEFLKRFPDKKKLLKIVAFVTRLPLFLLLLFPKDLATLTSNNIYHYYFLGIFFVFFLAQPIVLPIINLFLKNNYKHQNFGKLYSYSNMINKAALLVTTFSFGRLLDFDNYAFRYVYPLIGILGIVSIFLLSKIRVENYISKIRKSFLNSVRYSFGEFKKIMKENKAYRDFEIGFMFYGFAFMSSAVMIPLFYDKILELNYSSAAFYKNFYNILAILILPLFGKLLGKIDPRKFSIMTFFFMFLTILFTALTEYFPQSTEYLNINFFYFLVLANVFYGLFAAAMPLLWSIGSAYFCKTEEADTYQAIHLSLTGLRGLFAPFAGILIYKLSNFTITFSTGIISLVLGIILMFYSMRKYR; translated from the coding sequence ATGATTTATCAATTTGAAATATTTAGGAATTTAACTTTTAGTGAAAAGAAAACTTTCAGATTTCATCTTGCTTATTCTTTTATTGAAGGAATTATTCTTGGGGTACTAGCACTTAATGAATATGTTTTTGTGAAAAGTATGCAAGGCTCTGAGGGGCTTTTAAGTATTCTGTTTTCGTTTACAGTTATTGTTTTGTTATTTTCTCTTTTTATTACCGAATTTTTAAAAAGGTTTCCTGACAAAAAAAAACTATTAAAGATAGTGGCATTCGTTACAAGATTGCCACTATTTTTACTTCTTTTATTTCCAAAAGATTTAGCAACTCTTACTTCTAACAACATTTATCATTACTATTTTTTAGGAATTTTCTTTGTCTTTTTCTTAGCTCAACCTATAGTTTTACCAATCATAAATCTCTTTTTAAAGAATAATTACAAACATCAAAATTTTGGTAAACTTTATAGTTATTCAAATATGATAAACAAGGCAGCCTTGCTTGTAACAACATTTTCATTCGGGCGTTTACTTGATTTCGACAACTATGCTTTCAGGTATGTTTATCCATTAATAGGTATCCTTGGAATTGTCTCAATTTTTTTGTTGAGTAAAATACGAGTTGAAAATTATATTAGTAAAATTAGGAAAAGTTTCTTGAATTCAGTTCGCTATTCCTTTGGTGAATTCAAAAAAATAATGAAGGAAAATAAAGCCTACAGAGATTTTGAGATAGGTTTTATGTTTTATGGATTTGCTTTTATGTCATCAGCGGTAATGATTCCTTTGTTTTATGATAAAATATTAGAACTCAATTATTCCAGTGCTGCGTTCTATAAAAATTTCTATAACATTCTGGCAATTTTAATCCTTCCTCTTTTCGGAAAATTACTTGGCAAAATTGACCCAAGAAAATTTTCAATAATGACGTTCTTTTTCATGTTTTTAACAATTTTATTTACTGCCCTCACCGAGTATTTTCCACAAAGCACTGAATATTTAAATATTAATTTCTTTTATTTTTTGGTTTTGGCAAATGTTTTTTACGGACTTTTTGCAGCAGCAATGCCTTTACTTTGGAGTATTGGTTCTGCATATTTTTGTAAAACAGAAGAAGCCGATACATATCAGGCAATTCACCTTAGCCTTACAGGATTAAGAGGTTTATTTGCTCCTTTTGCAGGTATTTTAATTTATAAATTAAGTAACTTCACTATTACTTTTTCTACAGGAATAATATCACTAGTTTTGGGAATTATTTTAATGTTTTATTCAATGAGAAAATATAGATAG
- a CDS encoding isocitrate/isopropylmalate family dehydrogenase — MSKRTIVKLPGDGIGRVVLDESIRVLEAAGFDAEYIEGDIGWEFWKKEGNPLPDRTIDLIDKYKLALFGAITSKPKDDATAEIDPSLKDKGFIYSSPIVGLRQHFNLDICIRPCKTYKGNPLNFIRRAKDGGIDEPEVDAVIFRQNTEGLYGGVEWTNPPDLVYKGLMSHPKFQKNFSQTPKEELSVSTRIFTKKATERIIKAAFEHAKNYGYKSVTVCEKPNVIRETSGMMFKLAKEIQKADYPEIELWNTNIDAQMMWLTKNPETYGVIVAGNMFGDIVSDGFAGLIGGLGFACSAQFNPENGIAIFEPTHGSAPKYADYSESIVNPIAMIASSCMMLDHISENEIATKIRNAVAEVISEGKVRTYDMSKMTGKADVIDNGAASTKQMADAIIEKLR; from the coding sequence ATGAGTAAAAGAACAATAGTAAAATTACCCGGAGACGGAATAGGCAGAGTAGTTTTAGACGAAAGTATCAGAGTATTGGAAGCTGCCGGCTTTGATGCAGAATATATTGAAGGTGATATTGGTTGGGAATTCTGGAAAAAAGAAGGTAACCCTTTACCTGACAGAACAATAGACCTCATTGACAAATATAAGTTAGCCCTCTTTGGAGCAATTACATCAAAACCAAAAGATGATGCTACTGCTGAGATTGATCCTTCACTTAAAGATAAAGGATTTATTTATTCAAGTCCGATTGTAGGATTACGTCAGCATTTCAATCTTGACATTTGTATAAGACCATGCAAAACATACAAGGGAAATCCATTAAATTTTATCAGAAGAGCAAAAGACGGTGGTATTGACGAGCCTGAAGTTGATGCAGTAATTTTCCGACAAAATACTGAAGGATTATATGGTGGTGTTGAATGGACAAACCCTCCTGACCTTGTTTATAAAGGATTAATGTCACATCCTAAATTCCAAAAGAATTTTTCACAAACTCCAAAGGAAGAATTATCGGTTTCAACAAGAATATTTACAAAAAAAGCAACAGAAAGAATCATAAAAGCAGCATTTGAACATGCAAAAAACTATGGATATAAATCAGTAACAGTTTGCGAAAAGCCAAATGTTATTAGAGAAACTTCAGGAATGATGTTTAAACTTGCCAAAGAAATTCAAAAAGCTGATTATCCTGAAATAGAACTTTGGAATACAAACATTGATGCACAAATGATGTGGCTCACTAAAAACCCTGAAACTTACGGTGTAATTGTAGCAGGAAATATGTTTGGCGATATTGTTTCCGATGGTTTTGCCGGTTTGATTGGCGGACTTGGATTTGCGTGTAGTGCTCAATTCAATCCGGAAAATGGAATTGCTATTTTTGAACCTACACATGGCTCAGCACCAAAATATGCCGATTATTCTGAATCAATTGTAAATCCAATAGCAATGATTGCTTCAAGCTGTATGATGTTGGATCACATTAGCGAAAATGAAATAGCAACTAAAATAAGAAATGCCGTAGCTGAAGTTATATCAGAAGGAAAAGTTAGAACCTATGATATGAGTAAAATGACAGGAAAAGCTGATGTTATCGATAATGGTGCTGCTTCAACAAAGCAAATGGCTGATGCTATAATTGAAAAACTTAGATAA
- a CDS encoding branched-chain amino acid aminotransferase gives MNDIKWGELPFGYLKTDYNIRCYYKNGKWGELEVSSSEHIDIHIAATALHYGQEAFEGMKAFMGKDGKIRLFRWEENHKRMNSSARELMMQEVTADIFRGAIDKAIKLNLKFVPPYGSGASLYIRPLLIGSGAQVGVKPAEEYLFMIFVTPVGPYFKEGFSPVDFLLTEEYDRAAPLGTGHIKAGGNYAAGLQAMTKAHKDGFANVLFLDAKEKKYIDEAGPANFFGIKNNTYITPKSPSILPSITNKSLCVIAEDIGMKVEKRPIPKEELSTFEEAGACGTAAVISPIKKIYNDTTGETYEFGKDGKAGKKSEELYKRLQGIQSGDIEDKYDWIEFVE, from the coding sequence ATGAATGATATAAAATGGGGTGAATTACCTTTTGGTTATTTAAAAACAGATTACAATATTCGTTGTTACTACAAAAACGGAAAATGGGGAGAACTTGAAGTTTCTTCTTCGGAACATATTGATATTCACATTGCAGCTACAGCTTTGCATTATGGACAAGAAGCTTTTGAAGGAATGAAAGCTTTTATGGGAAAAGACGGCAAAATCAGGTTATTTCGTTGGGAAGAAAACCATAAAAGAATGAATAGCTCGGCTCGTGAACTAATGATGCAAGAGGTTACTGCTGATATTTTCAGAGGTGCAATTGATAAAGCTATAAAGTTGAATTTAAAATTTGTTCCGCCTTATGGCTCAGGAGCATCATTGTATATAAGACCGCTATTAATTGGTTCAGGAGCACAAGTTGGTGTAAAACCTGCTGAGGAATATTTATTCATGATTTTTGTAACTCCTGTTGGACCATACTTCAAGGAAGGATTCAGTCCTGTAGATTTTCTATTAACAGAAGAATACGACAGAGCAGCTCCATTAGGAACAGGACATATAAAAGCCGGAGGAAACTATGCCGCAGGATTACAAGCTATGACAAAAGCTCATAAGGATGGTTTTGCCAATGTTTTATTTCTTGATGCCAAAGAGAAAAAATATATTGACGAAGCAGGACCTGCAAACTTTTTCGGGATAAAAAATAACACTTATATTACTCCAAAGTCTCCTTCAATTTTACCTTCAATTACAAATAAAAGTCTTTGTGTAATTGCAGAAGATATTGGAATGAAAGTAGAAAAAAGACCCATCCCTAAAGAAGAACTTAGCACTTTTGAAGAAGCAGGTGCATGTGGTACTGCTGCTGTTATCTCTCCAATAAAGAAAATCTATAACGACACAACGGGTGAAACTTATGAATTTGGTAAGGATGGTAAAGCAGGGAAAAAATCTGAAGAACTTTACAAAAGATTACAAGGGATTCAATCGGGAGATATTGAAGATAAATATGACTGGATTGAATTTGTAGAATAG